A window of Corallococcus macrosporus DSM 14697 contains these coding sequences:
- a CDS encoding ATP-binding protein produces the protein MTAVTTASAADRLLEAMPLPTAILRGEQVLRVNTALATLLGVPAAELEALPLSESIRRFVPEERGWVEPMYQTLSQGGPIPERPVWVRVQPAHGPQRTLSVWHAPGAHADELVVVLLEAEAEDSVRRLTEALVVAASTMLRCRDERSVLETAVEAIYRQGFSVSIMRVEGDAFRYGPARQSPFNVADAEAVYGMPLDAVRIPRPALPHLLEVLERRKAVFHHDMLGVARYPDAPDGVAPVHQLHPPDTRGLDAPVLVEGQPYGVLCVQGPALTPAGASTLELFAQLVGGALENVRHHQTSAVRLEEVSRLQDELVARERLEVLGEAAGVVAHEVRNPLGAILNAVAVLRREAHLGPTGQAAVGMLEEEAIRLEDIVRDLLDVVRPLEPRPRPVQLGELVRRALGQMHGPPDAPTLRFSVDEAAGTPALEGDETLLQLAVTHLVRNAVQASPAGGKVRMTVEPADGGVRLVVEDEGPGIPDVDPQRVFQPFFLTRANGRGLGLAIVRRVVLAHEGSVRASSRPRGGARFELWLPLVPSRMSPV, from the coding sequence ATGACCGCCGTGACCACTGCCTCCGCCGCGGACCGGCTGCTCGAAGCGATGCCCCTCCCCACCGCCATCCTCCGCGGCGAGCAGGTGCTACGGGTCAACACGGCGCTCGCCACCCTGCTGGGTGTTCCAGCGGCGGAGCTGGAGGCCCTGCCGCTCTCGGAGAGCATCCGCCGCTTCGTGCCGGAGGAGCGCGGCTGGGTGGAGCCGATGTACCAGACGCTCAGCCAGGGCGGACCGATACCCGAGCGGCCCGTCTGGGTCCGCGTCCAGCCGGCGCACGGCCCCCAGCGCACGTTGTCGGTGTGGCACGCGCCTGGGGCGCACGCGGACGAGCTGGTGGTGGTGCTGCTGGAGGCGGAGGCCGAGGACTCGGTGCGGCGCCTCACGGAGGCGCTGGTGGTGGCCGCCTCGACGATGCTGCGCTGCCGGGATGAGCGCTCGGTGCTGGAGACGGCCGTGGAGGCCATCTACCGCCAGGGCTTCTCCGTCTCCATCATGCGCGTGGAGGGGGACGCGTTCCGCTACGGGCCCGCGCGGCAGAGCCCCTTCAACGTCGCCGACGCCGAGGCCGTCTACGGCATGCCCCTGGACGCCGTGCGGATTCCCCGTCCGGCCCTGCCGCACCTGCTGGAGGTGCTCGAGCGGCGCAAGGCCGTCTTCCACCACGACATGCTCGGCGTGGCCCGCTATCCGGACGCCCCCGACGGGGTGGCGCCCGTCCACCAGCTCCATCCACCAGACACGCGCGGGCTGGACGCGCCCGTCCTCGTGGAGGGCCAGCCGTATGGCGTGCTCTGCGTGCAGGGCCCCGCCCTCACGCCCGCGGGCGCCAGCACCCTGGAGCTGTTCGCGCAGCTCGTGGGCGGCGCGCTGGAGAACGTGCGTCACCACCAGACGTCCGCGGTGCGGCTGGAGGAGGTGTCCCGGCTCCAGGACGAACTGGTGGCGCGCGAGCGGCTGGAGGTGCTGGGCGAGGCCGCGGGCGTCGTGGCCCACGAGGTCCGCAACCCGCTGGGCGCCATCCTCAACGCGGTGGCGGTGCTGCGCCGCGAGGCGCACCTGGGCCCCACGGGCCAGGCCGCGGTGGGCATGCTGGAGGAGGAGGCCATCCGGCTGGAGGACATCGTCCGGGACTTGCTGGACGTGGTGCGCCCGCTGGAGCCGCGCCCCCGGCCCGTGCAGCTCGGCGAGCTGGTGCGCCGCGCGCTGGGACAGATGCACGGCCCGCCGGACGCGCCCACGCTGCGCTTCAGCGTGGACGAGGCCGCGGGGACGCCAGCGCTCGAAGGTGACGAGACGCTGCTCCAGCTCGCGGTGACGCACCTGGTGCGCAACGCCGTGCAGGCCTCGCCCGCGGGCGGCAAGGTGCGGATGACGGTGGAGCCCGCGGACGGCGGCGTGCGCCTGGTGGTGGAGGACGAAGGGCCCGGCATCCCGGACGTGGACCCGCAGCGCGTCTTCCAGCCCTTCTTCCTCACGCGCGCCAATGGCCGCGGCCTGGGGCTGGCCATCGTCCGGCGCGTGGTGCTGGCGCACGAGGGCAGCGTGCGCGCCAGCAGCCGGCCCCGGGGCGGCGCTCGCTTCGAGCTGTGGCTGCCGCTGGTGCCTAGCCGTATGTCTCCCGTTTGA
- a CDS encoding oxidoreductase, with protein sequence MSLVEVRASRARKPVEYEVTVDHVRMDTHDTATLFLDFGGVPLDYKAGQFLNIDPHQFPALARLSAYLQEQKGRKEPQRSYSLASAPHEPLVAITVKDEEFIPGLTRYPPLLSPYLVHGRLTGARLKVMAFMGPYVLPEDVEARTGHIVHLVAGSGAVPNFAILKDALHRGLKLRHTFLFSNKTWGDVLYGDELAALARAHPDRVRVVHTLTRETDESRFGADVRKGRVHQALLEELIQDRDTCLVYACGPAITPWDRRKALETRTPSTPRFMETVLGHLHALGIDDKRIKRETYG encoded by the coding sequence ATGAGTCTGGTCGAAGTCCGCGCGTCGCGCGCCAGGAAGCCCGTGGAGTACGAGGTCACCGTCGACCACGTGCGCATGGACACGCACGACACGGCGACGCTGTTCCTGGATTTCGGCGGGGTGCCGCTGGACTACAAGGCCGGGCAGTTCCTCAACATCGACCCGCACCAGTTCCCCGCGCTGGCGCGCCTGTCCGCCTATCTCCAGGAGCAGAAGGGGCGCAAGGAGCCGCAGCGCTCCTACTCGCTCGCCTCCGCGCCGCACGAGCCGCTGGTGGCCATCACCGTGAAGGACGAGGAGTTCATCCCCGGCCTCACCCGCTATCCGCCGCTGCTGTCGCCCTACCTGGTGCACGGCCGCCTCACCGGCGCGCGGCTGAAGGTCATGGCCTTCATGGGGCCCTACGTGCTGCCAGAGGACGTGGAGGCGCGCACCGGCCACATCGTCCACCTGGTGGCCGGCTCCGGCGCGGTGCCCAACTTCGCCATCCTCAAGGACGCGCTCCACCGGGGGCTGAAGCTGCGCCACACCTTCCTCTTCTCCAACAAGACGTGGGGGGACGTGCTGTACGGCGACGAGCTGGCCGCGCTGGCGCGTGCGCACCCCGACCGCGTGCGCGTGGTGCACACCCTCACGCGGGAGACGGACGAGTCGCGCTTCGGCGCCGACGTGCGCAAGGGCCGCGTCCACCAGGCCCTGCTGGAGGAGCTGATTCAGGACCGGGACACGTGCCTGGTGTACGCGTGCGGCCCGGCGATTACGCCGTGGGACCGGCGCAAGGCGCTGGAGACGCGCACGCCCTCCACGCCGCGCTTCATGGAGACGGTGCTGGGCCACCTCCACGCGCTGGGCATCGACGACAAGCGCATCAAACGGGAGACATACGGCTAG
- a CDS encoding lysophospholipid acyltransferase family protein: MLRILFFLMSKLPEGARQQVVRALMDGVWDTLANERVLGREHLPDQPCLFLCNHLSNADGFTLDRAFRPRKVVFLAGVKLKTTVMTRLASETMETIAIKPNSPDIEAMRRALETLKAGKSVLIFPEGARSRTGALTQAKKGLSLIARRAGVPVVPVALQGTEKLMPINDSDMGGERLFKADVFVRFGPPFRVEALEAEVAGAEDPRQALVDAMMRRVAELLPPDYRGVYADVPAPPAPSPDWERPSAPAS, encoded by the coding sequence GTGCTGCGCATTCTCTTCTTCCTGATGTCGAAGCTGCCAGAAGGCGCCCGCCAGCAGGTGGTCCGCGCCCTGATGGATGGCGTCTGGGACACCCTGGCGAACGAGAGGGTCCTGGGGCGGGAGCACCTCCCGGACCAGCCCTGCCTCTTCCTTTGCAACCACCTGTCCAACGCGGACGGCTTCACGCTGGACCGGGCCTTCCGGCCGCGCAAGGTCGTCTTCCTGGCCGGGGTGAAGCTGAAGACCACGGTGATGACGCGCCTGGCCTCGGAGACGATGGAGACCATCGCCATCAAGCCCAACTCGCCCGACATCGAGGCGATGCGGCGCGCGCTGGAGACGCTCAAGGCCGGCAAGTCGGTGCTCATCTTCCCGGAGGGCGCGCGCAGCCGCACCGGCGCGCTCACCCAGGCGAAGAAGGGCCTGTCGCTGATTGCCAGGCGCGCGGGGGTGCCGGTGGTGCCGGTGGCGCTGCAGGGCACGGAGAAGCTGATGCCCATCAACGACTCGGACATGGGCGGCGAGCGGCTGTTCAAGGCCGACGTCTTCGTGCGCTTCGGCCCGCCCTTCCGCGTGGAGGCGCTGGAGGCCGAGGTGGCGGGCGCCGAGGACCCGCGCCAGGCGCTGGTGGACGCGATGATGCGCCGGGTGGCGGAGCTGCTGCCGCCCGACTACCGCGGTGTCTATGCGGATGTCCCCGCTCCGCCAGCCCCGTCGCCGGACTGGGAGCGGCCTTCCGCGCCCGCGTCCTGA
- a CDS encoding THUMP domain-containing class I SAM-dependent RNA methyltransferase, protein MGALVTRAPTDEQLFVSTLPGLEPALEAEASALGWRPHRVEGGVALEGPAGLHQDANLRLRCASRVLLRVGSFRAGDSDALADRLAGLDLSHVWDGRLPPKLSVSLHRSPVPGPDVVLSAAAYAWGVPSVERAGPLDEEGGGPGLTLLVRVEGDAFTVSADTSGEALHRRGYRQEVSRAPLRETLAAGILRLAGYDGTQPLVDPMCGSGTFLVEAAWMAMHRAPGLLRAFAFEAFPSFDAEAWSQRKARAEAEALPAPTAALHGYDLNAGSLGTARRNARRAGVTLALERQDARTLKAPVAGPGLVVVNPPYGKRVGEAEDLPALYRALGNTLRGGFAGWRAAVILPDEAALVKALGLAGARSLPVKNGGLRCRLLLTEPSAGRS, encoded by the coding sequence ATGGGCGCCCTCGTGACGCGCGCCCCCACCGACGAACAGCTCTTTGTCTCCACCCTCCCCGGCCTGGAGCCCGCCCTGGAGGCCGAGGCCTCCGCGCTGGGCTGGAGGCCCCACCGCGTGGAGGGCGGGGTGGCGCTGGAGGGCCCCGCCGGACTGCACCAGGACGCCAACCTGCGCCTTCGCTGCGCCAGCCGCGTGCTGCTGCGCGTGGGCAGCTTCCGCGCGGGTGACTCCGACGCGCTCGCGGACCGGCTGGCCGGACTGGATTTGTCTCACGTCTGGGATGGGCGGCTTCCTCCGAAGCTGTCGGTGAGCCTGCACCGCTCGCCGGTGCCCGGGCCGGACGTGGTGCTCTCCGCGGCGGCGTATGCGTGGGGGGTTCCCTCGGTGGAGCGCGCGGGGCCGCTCGACGAGGAGGGCGGAGGCCCGGGGCTGACGTTGCTGGTGCGCGTGGAGGGGGACGCCTTCACCGTGAGCGCCGACACCAGCGGAGAGGCCCTGCACCGGCGCGGCTACCGGCAGGAGGTCAGCCGCGCGCCGCTGCGTGAGACGCTGGCGGCGGGCATCCTCCGGCTGGCCGGCTACGACGGCACGCAGCCCCTGGTGGACCCCATGTGCGGCTCGGGCACGTTCCTGGTGGAGGCCGCGTGGATGGCCATGCACCGGGCACCGGGGCTGCTGCGCGCGTTCGCCTTCGAGGCCTTCCCTTCCTTCGACGCCGAGGCCTGGAGCCAACGCAAGGCGCGCGCGGAGGCGGAGGCCCTGCCCGCGCCCACGGCGGCGCTCCATGGCTATGACCTCAACGCGGGCTCGCTGGGGACGGCGCGGCGCAACGCTCGGCGCGCGGGCGTGACGCTCGCGCTGGAGCGGCAGGACGCGCGGACGCTGAAGGCGCCCGTGGCGGGTCCGGGGCTGGTGGTGGTGAATCCGCCCTATGGCAAGCGCGTGGGCGAAGCCGAGGATTTGCCCGCGCTGTACCGGGCGCTGGGGAACACGCTGCGCGGCGGCTTCGCGGGGTGGCGCGCGGCGGTCATCCTTCCGGACGAGGCGGCCCTGGTGAAGGCGCTGGGACTCGCGGGCGCGCGGAGCCTCCCGGTGAAGAACGGCGGGCTCCGGTGCCGGTTGCTGCTGACGGAGCCCTCGGCGGGACGCTCGTGA